The proteins below come from a single Felis catus isolate Fca126 chromosome A1, F.catus_Fca126_mat1.0, whole genome shotgun sequence genomic window:
- the VDAC1 gene encoding voltage-dependent anion-selective channel protein 1, producing the protein MAVPPTYADLGKCARDVFTKGYGFGLIKLDLKTKSENGLEFTSSGSANTETTKVTGSLETKYRWTEYGLTFTEKWNTDNTLGTEITVEDQLARGLKLTFDSSFSPNTGKKNAKIKTGYKREHINLGCDVDFDIAGPSIRGALVLGYEGWLAGYQMNFETAKSRVTQSNFAVGYKTDEFQLHTNVNDGTEFGGSIYQKVNKKLETAVNLAWTAGNSNTRFGIAAKYQIDPDACFSAKVNNSSLIGLGYTQTLKPGIKLTLSALLDGKNVNAGGHKLGLGLEFQA; encoded by the exons ATGGCTGTGCCTCCCACGTATGCTGATCTTGGCAAATGTGCCAGGGATGTCTTCACCAAGGGTTATG GATTTGGCTTAATCAAACTCGATTTGAAGACAAAATCTGAGAATGGACTG GAATTTACGAGCTCAGGTTCTGCCAACACTGAGACCACCAAAGTGACGGGCAGTCTGGAAACCAAGTACAGATGGACTGAATACGGTCTGACGTTTACGGAGAaatggaacactgacaacacatTAGGCACAGAGATTACTGTGGAGGATCAG CTTGCACGTGGACTGAAGCTGACCTTTGATTCATCCTTCTCACCAAACACAGG gaaaaaaaatgctaaaatcaaGACAGGGTATAAGCGGGAGCACATCAACCTGGGCTGTGACGTGGATTTCGACATCGCCGGCCCTTCAATCCGGGGTGCTCTGGTGCTGGGCTAtgagggctggctggctggctacCAGATGAATTTTGAGACTGCAAAGTCTCGAGTGACCCAGAGCAACTTTGCAGTTGGCTACAAGACTGACGAATTCCAGCTCCACACTAATGT AAACGATGGGACAGAGTTTGGTGGCTCCATTTATCAGAAGGTGAACAAGAAGTTAGAGACCGCTGTTAATCTGGCCTGGACAGCAGGAAATAGTAACACTCGCTTTGGAATAGCGGCCAAGTATCAGATCGATCCTGACGCCTGCTTCTCG GCTAAAGTGAACAACTCCAGCCTGATAGGTTTAGGATACACTCAGACCCTAAAGCCAG GTATCAAACTGACGCTCTCAGCTTTGCTGGATGGCAAGAATGTCAATGCTGGTGGCCACAAGCTTGGTCTAGGACTGGAATTTCAGGCATAA